In Mycobacterium gallinarum, a single window of DNA contains:
- a CDS encoding DUF5336 domain-containing protein, whose amino-acid sequence MSYPQGPPGNPGYPPAQQPTTQFAAPTQQFGRAPEPGPAAGPSQLPKYLTIAVAVLGLGVYLSSFGPLFTAGADYFTPTLLDLGVVAALAAGLIAGVSLLPKQKPFPAAVAVLSVLAFLLVIAIVLTAPEGVSIDWGLYLIIAFTMFQAIVAVAVLLFDAGVITPPAPQQPRYDQQYGQYGGPSAPYYGQQSQHGGPPQHQQGLSQRPGYPSQYGGYQGGGPSTGGFSAGQPSGQQSGPPTPPTGFPTFGQPPSSSTPTTQAQMPSQSGASSTQSGPPPS is encoded by the coding sequence ATGTCGTACCCCCAAGGTCCGCCCGGCAATCCCGGATACCCGCCCGCCCAGCAGCCGACCACGCAGTTCGCCGCGCCGACCCAACAGTTCGGTAGGGCGCCCGAGCCCGGTCCAGCCGCGGGTCCGAGCCAACTGCCGAAGTACCTGACCATCGCCGTCGCGGTCCTCGGCCTGGGCGTGTACCTGTCCAGCTTCGGGCCGCTGTTCACCGCAGGCGCGGACTACTTCACTCCTACGCTGCTGGATCTCGGCGTCGTCGCGGCGCTGGCGGCCGGGCTGATCGCCGGCGTATCGCTGCTGCCGAAGCAGAAGCCATTTCCTGCGGCTGTCGCGGTGCTGTCGGTGCTGGCGTTCCTCCTGGTGATCGCCATCGTGCTGACAGCGCCAGAGGGCGTGTCCATCGACTGGGGCCTCTACCTGATCATCGCGTTCACCATGTTCCAGGCGATCGTCGCCGTGGCGGTGCTGCTGTTCGATGCGGGCGTCATCACCCCGCCCGCGCCGCAGCAGCCCCGGTATGACCAGCAGTACGGCCAGTACGGCGGGCCGAGCGCGCCGTACTACGGTCAGCAGTCTCAGCACGGCGGCCCGCCGCAGCACCAGCAGGGGTTGTCGCAACGTCCCGGTTATCCGTCGCAGTACGGCGGTTACCAGGGTGGCGGCCCATCGACCGGCGGATTTTCCGCCGGCCAACCCAGCGGTCAGCAGAGCGGGCCCCCGACCCCTCCGACCGGTTTCCCGACCTTCGGGCAGCCGCCGTCGAGCTCCACCCCGACGACCCAGGCGCAGATGCCGTCGCAATCGGGAGCGTCATCCACGCAGTCGGGCCCCCCACCGTCGTAG
- the sfnG gene encoding dimethylsulfone monooxygenase SfnG: MTTERIADHIKFAYWVPNVSGGLVTSDIEQRTDWNYEYNAKLARTAENNGFEYALSQVRYEASYGAEFQHESTSFSLALLLATQRLKVIAAVHPGLWQPGVLAKLGATADQLSGGRFAVNVVSGWFKDEFTHLGEPWLEHDERYRRSAEFLQVLRKIWTEGDVDFRGDFYRIHDFTLKPKPVNTSERPNPEIFQGGNSMAARRNGGRYADWYFSNGKDFDGLTEQVVDVRNHARDVGREVRVGLNGFIIARDTEREAKEVLREIIAKANRPAVEGFHAAVQQAGNSTSDRRGMWADSTFEDLVQYNDGFRTQLIGTPEQIAERIAAYRKRGVDLILGGFLHFQEEIEYFGSRVLPLVREIEESEQHSAAEPLLASR; this comes from the coding sequence ATGACGACAGAACGCATCGCCGATCACATCAAGTTCGCCTACTGGGTGCCCAACGTCAGCGGTGGCCTGGTCACCAGCGACATCGAGCAGCGCACCGACTGGAACTACGAGTACAACGCCAAGCTGGCCCGCACCGCCGAGAACAACGGCTTCGAGTATGCGCTGTCCCAGGTCCGCTACGAAGCCAGTTACGGCGCGGAGTTTCAGCACGAATCGACGAGCTTCTCGCTCGCGCTGCTGCTGGCCACGCAGCGTCTCAAGGTCATCGCCGCGGTTCATCCGGGCCTGTGGCAGCCGGGTGTGCTGGCCAAACTCGGCGCGACCGCCGACCAGCTGTCGGGCGGTCGATTCGCCGTCAACGTCGTGTCGGGCTGGTTCAAGGACGAATTCACCCATCTGGGCGAGCCCTGGCTCGAGCACGACGAGCGGTACCGACGCAGTGCGGAGTTCCTGCAAGTGCTGCGCAAGATCTGGACCGAGGGCGACGTGGATTTCCGCGGAGACTTCTACCGCATCCACGACTTCACGCTGAAACCCAAGCCCGTCAACACGTCCGAGCGTCCGAATCCCGAAATCTTCCAGGGCGGCAACTCGATGGCCGCACGGCGTAATGGCGGCCGCTATGCCGACTGGTACTTCTCCAACGGCAAGGACTTCGACGGTTTGACCGAGCAGGTCGTCGACGTACGCAATCACGCTCGTGACGTGGGCCGCGAGGTCCGTGTCGGGCTCAACGGATTCATCATCGCGAGGGACACCGAAAGGGAAGCCAAGGAAGTCCTGCGAGAGATCATCGCAAAGGCGAATCGGCCCGCCGTTGAGGGATTTCACGCCGCCGTGCAGCAGGCAGGCAACTCGACATCCGACCGCCGTGGTATGTGGGCGGACTCCACATTCGAGGATCTGGTTCAGTACAACGACGGCTTCCGCACGCAATTGATCGGCACGCCCGAACAGATCGCGGAACGCATTGCGGCATACCGCAAACGCGGCGTCGATCTGATTCTCGGCGGCTTCCTGCATTTCCAGGAGGAGATCGAATACTTCGGTTCGCGCGTGCTGCCGCTGGTTCGCGAAATCGAGGAATCCGAGCAACATTCCGCAGCGGAACCCTTGCTGGCGTCGCGGTAA
- a CDS encoding LLM class F420-dependent oxidoreductase, with protein sequence MDYGLVLFTSDRGIDPASAAKLADDHGFTTFYVPEHTHIPIKREAAHPTTGDESLPDDRYMRTLDPWVSLGAACAVTSRVRLSTAVALPVEHDPITLAKSIATLDHLSGGRVSLGVGFGWNTDELADHNVPPGRRRTMLREYLEAMRSLWTEEEASYEGEFVNFGPSWAWPKPVQAHIPVLVGAAGTEKNFKWIARSADGWITTPRDFDIDAPVKLLQDTWAAAGRDGAPQIVALDFKPDPDKLAKWADLGVTEVLFGLPDKSEAEVAAYVERLAGKLAALV encoded by the coding sequence ATGGACTACGGGCTCGTACTTTTCACCAGCGACCGGGGCATCGACCCCGCATCGGCAGCCAAACTCGCCGACGATCACGGTTTCACCACCTTCTACGTGCCCGAGCACACGCACATCCCGATCAAGCGTGAAGCCGCTCACCCCACCACCGGCGACGAGTCACTGCCCGACGACCGCTACATGCGCACCCTCGACCCCTGGGTGTCGCTCGGCGCCGCCTGCGCGGTCACCTCGCGGGTGCGGCTGTCCACGGCCGTCGCACTGCCGGTCGAGCACGACCCGATCACCCTGGCGAAGTCCATCGCCACACTGGATCATCTCTCCGGCGGCCGCGTCTCGCTTGGCGTCGGATTCGGCTGGAACACAGACGAATTGGCCGACCACAACGTGCCGCCCGGGCGGCGCCGCACGATGCTGCGCGAATACCTGGAGGCCATGCGCAGCCTGTGGACCGAGGAGGAAGCGTCCTACGAGGGCGAGTTCGTCAACTTCGGTCCAAGCTGGGCCTGGCCAAAGCCGGTTCAGGCGCACATCCCCGTGCTGGTCGGCGCGGCGGGCACCGAGAAGAACTTCAAGTGGATCGCGCGTTCGGCCGACGGCTGGATCACGACGCCGCGTGATTTCGACATCGACGCGCCGGTCAAGCTGCTGCAGGACACCTGGGCCGCGGCCGGTCGTGACGGAGCGCCGCAGATCGTCGCCCTGGACTTCAAGCCCGACCCCGACAAGCTCGCGAAGTGGGCCGACCTCGGGGTCACCGAGGTCCTTTTCGGCCTGCCCGACAAGTCCGAGGCCGAGGTGGCGGCCTATGTCGAACGGCTGGCGGGCAAGCTCGCTGCGCTCGTCTAG
- a CDS encoding acetyl-CoA acetyltransferase: MAVDPRTPVLVGVGQFTERIDDPSYRGMSSVELATAAVQAALADTGVDAGNVAKAIEVFVGLRQFEICTPFEKPPLGCSDNYLRSVARRVGADPARAVLEPIGGNGPQKLVTEFAGAIAAGDIEVALILGSENGSTLRTFARRDDKPDHSETVGGQLEDRGYGFEQYMSEYTATHGLTGAPVQYGLLDNARRGRLGLSVADYRVQMAELFAPFSKVAAKNPFSSSPVERSVDELITVTDDNRMICDPYPRLMVARDQVNQGAAALLMSVAAAQRLGVSEDNWVYLRGHADQTEQDLLDRVDVSISVSARQSVAEALRVAGIGIDDVATFDLYSCFPFPVFTVCDEFGLAADDPRGLTLTGGLPYFGGPGNSYSLHGIAETVSQMRDHPGTFGLVGANGGVMSKYSVGVYSTEPADWVADRSKALQADIAALPKVAVTRNAEGRGRIETYSVRYDWPVTTGVIIGRLDADDSRFMALTEDEDLVKLMTTGDPLGAAISVTSDGKKNTATPA; the protein is encoded by the coding sequence ATGGCGGTCGATCCGCGCACGCCGGTGTTGGTCGGTGTCGGCCAATTCACCGAGCGCATCGACGATCCCTCCTATCGGGGCATGTCATCGGTGGAGCTGGCGACGGCTGCGGTACAGGCCGCCCTGGCCGACACCGGTGTCGACGCCGGTAACGTGGCGAAGGCCATCGAGGTGTTCGTCGGACTGCGGCAGTTCGAGATCTGTACGCCGTTCGAGAAGCCGCCGCTGGGTTGTTCGGACAACTACCTTCGGTCGGTGGCCAGGCGCGTCGGCGCGGATCCGGCCCGCGCGGTGCTGGAGCCCATCGGCGGCAACGGACCGCAGAAGCTGGTGACGGAGTTCGCCGGGGCGATAGCGGCAGGCGACATCGAGGTCGCGCTGATCCTGGGTTCCGAGAACGGCTCCACGTTGCGGACTTTCGCGCGCCGCGACGACAAGCCAGATCACAGTGAGACCGTCGGGGGCCAGCTCGAGGACCGGGGTTACGGCTTCGAGCAGTACATGAGCGAGTACACCGCGACGCACGGGCTGACCGGTGCGCCGGTGCAGTACGGCCTGCTGGACAACGCGCGCCGCGGCCGACTGGGTCTCAGTGTCGCCGACTACCGCGTGCAGATGGCTGAACTGTTCGCGCCGTTCTCCAAAGTGGCTGCCAAGAACCCGTTTTCGTCATCCCCGGTCGAACGTTCGGTGGATGAGCTGATCACGGTCACCGACGACAACCGGATGATCTGCGATCCGTATCCGCGTTTGATGGTGGCCCGCGATCAGGTGAACCAAGGTGCGGCCGCACTGCTGATGTCGGTTGCCGCTGCGCAACGGCTTGGCGTGTCCGAGGACAACTGGGTGTACCTGCGTGGTCATGCCGACCAGACCGAACAGGATCTGCTGGACCGCGTCGATGTCAGCATCAGCGTATCGGCCAGACAGTCTGTCGCAGAAGCACTTCGGGTCGCTGGAATCGGCATCGACGACGTGGCGACATTCGACCTCTACAGCTGCTTCCCGTTCCCGGTCTTCACCGTGTGCGACGAGTTCGGGCTGGCGGCCGACGATCCGCGGGGCCTCACGCTCACCGGCGGTCTGCCGTACTTCGGCGGCCCGGGTAACAGCTACTCACTGCACGGCATCGCCGAGACGGTGAGCCAAATGCGAGACCATCCAGGCACATTCGGTCTCGTCGGCGCGAACGGCGGCGTCATGAGCAAGTACTCGGTGGGCGTCTACTCGACGGAGCCCGCCGACTGGGTAGCCGACCGCAGCAAGGCGCTGCAGGCGGATATCGCCGCGCTGCCCAAGGTGGCGGTCACCCGTAACGCCGAGGGTCGGGGCAGGATCGAGACCTATTCGGTGCGCTACGACTGGCCCGTCACCACGGGTGTCATCATCGGTCGACTCGACGCCGACGACAGCCGGTTCATGGCACTCACCGAGGACGAAGACCTCGTGAAGCTGATGACCACGGGTGACCCGCTGGGCGCGGCGATCTCGGTGACCTCGGACGGCAAGAAGAACACCGCCACGCCGGCCTAG
- the sucD gene encoding succinate--CoA ligase subunit alpha yields the protein MSIFLNADSKVIVQGITGGEGTKHTALMLKAGTQLVGGVNARKAGTEVSHVDSEGKEVRLPVFGSVSEAMKETGADVSVVFVPPKFAKDAIIEAIDAEIPLLVVITEGIPVQDSAYAWAYNLSKGGDGAPKTRIIGPNCPGIITPGEALAGITPANITGSGPVGLVSKSGTLTYQMMFELRDFGFSTAIGIGGDPVIGTTHIDAIEAFEKDPATKVIVMIGEIGGDAEERAADYIKANVSKPVVGYVAGFTAPEGKTMGHAGAIVSGSSGTAQAKKEALEAAGVKVGKTPSETARLAREILQSL from the coding sequence ATGTCGATCTTTCTGAACGCAGACTCCAAGGTCATCGTCCAGGGCATCACCGGCGGTGAGGGCACCAAGCACACCGCGCTCATGCTGAAGGCAGGTACCCAGCTGGTCGGCGGCGTGAATGCCCGCAAGGCCGGGACTGAGGTGTCCCACGTCGACAGCGAGGGCAAAGAGGTCCGTTTACCGGTGTTCGGCTCGGTCTCCGAGGCGATGAAGGAGACGGGCGCCGACGTGTCCGTCGTCTTCGTGCCACCGAAGTTCGCCAAGGACGCGATCATCGAGGCCATCGACGCCGAGATCCCGCTGCTGGTCGTCATCACCGAGGGAATTCCGGTGCAGGACAGCGCTTATGCGTGGGCGTACAACCTGTCTAAAGGTGGCGACGGGGCGCCGAAGACCCGCATCATCGGCCCCAACTGCCCGGGCATCATCACGCCGGGTGAGGCGCTGGCGGGCATCACGCCTGCCAACATCACCGGCTCGGGCCCGGTCGGTCTGGTGTCGAAGTCGGGCACGCTGACCTACCAGATGATGTTCGAGCTGCGTGACTTCGGCTTCTCGACCGCCATCGGCATCGGTGGTGACCCCGTCATCGGCACCACCCACATCGACGCCATCGAGGCGTTCGAGAAGGATCCGGCGACCAAGGTCATCGTGATGATCGGTGAGATCGGTGGCGACGCCGAGGAGCGGGCTGCCGACTACATCAAGGCCAACGTCAGCAAGCCGGTCGTCGGCTACGTCGCGGGCTTCACGGCACCCGAAGGCAAGACCATGGGCCACGCCGGCGCCATCGTGTCGGGCTCGTCGGGCACCGCACAGGCCAAGAAGGAAGCCCTCGAGGCCGCCGGTGTGAAGGTGGGCAAGACCCCGTCGGAGACGGCGCGCCTGGCGCGGGAGATCCTGCAGAGCCTCTGA
- the sucC gene encoding ADP-forming succinate--CoA ligase subunit beta: protein MDLFEYQAKELFAKHHVPTTPGRVTDSAEDAKAIAEEIGKPVMVKAQVKVGGRGKAGGVKYAATPDDAFTHAQNILGLDIKGHVVKKLLVAEASDIAEEYYISFLLDRANRTYLAMCSVEGGMEIEEVAATKPERLAKVPVNAVKGVDLATARSIAEQGHLPAEVLDAAAVTIQKLWEVFVAEDATLVEVNPLVRTPDDQILALDGKVTLDANADFRQPGHAEFEDKDATDPLELKAKEHDLNYVKLDGSVGIIGNGAGLVMSTLDVTAYAGEKHGGVKPANFLDIGGGASAEIMAAGLDVILNDAQVKSVFVNVFGGITSCDAVATGIVNALKILGDEANKPLVVRLDGNNVEEGRRILAEANHPLVIQADTMDAGADKAAELANK, encoded by the coding sequence ATGGACCTTTTCGAATACCAAGCCAAAGAGCTGTTCGCGAAACACCACGTGCCGACCACACCTGGCCGTGTCACCGATTCCGCCGAGGACGCCAAGGCGATCGCCGAGGAGATCGGCAAGCCGGTGATGGTCAAGGCGCAGGTGAAGGTCGGCGGACGCGGTAAGGCCGGCGGCGTGAAATACGCCGCGACTCCCGACGACGCGTTCACCCACGCGCAGAACATCCTCGGCCTCGACATCAAGGGTCACGTCGTCAAGAAGCTGCTGGTCGCCGAGGCCAGCGATATCGCCGAGGAGTACTACATCTCCTTCCTGCTCGATCGTGCCAACCGCACCTATCTCGCGATGTGCTCGGTCGAGGGCGGCATGGAGATCGAAGAGGTCGCGGCGACCAAGCCCGAGCGGCTCGCCAAGGTGCCCGTCAACGCCGTCAAGGGTGTCGACCTGGCCACCGCCCGCTCGATCGCCGAGCAGGGCCACCTGCCGGCCGAGGTGCTCGACGCGGCCGCAGTGACCATCCAGAAGCTCTGGGAGGTGTTCGTCGCCGAGGACGCCACTCTGGTCGAGGTCAACCCCCTGGTGCGCACTCCGGACGACCAGATCCTCGCCCTCGACGGCAAGGTCACGCTCGACGCGAACGCCGACTTCCGCCAGCCCGGTCACGCGGAGTTCGAGGACAAGGACGCGACCGACCCGCTGGAGCTCAAGGCCAAGGAGCACGACCTCAACTACGTCAAGCTCGACGGTTCGGTCGGCATCATCGGTAACGGCGCCGGGCTCGTCATGTCGACACTGGACGTCACCGCCTACGCGGGGGAGAAGCACGGCGGAGTGAAGCCGGCGAACTTCCTCGACATCGGTGGCGGCGCGTCGGCCGAGATCATGGCCGCGGGTCTGGACGTCATCCTCAATGACGCTCAGGTCAAGAGCGTCTTCGTGAACGTGTTCGGCGGCATCACCTCCTGCGACGCGGTCGCGACCGGCATCGTCAACGCGCTGAAGATTCTCGGTGACGAGGCCAACAAGCCGCTGGTCGTCCGTCTCGACGGGAACAACGTCGAAGAGGGGCGCCGCATCCTGGCCGAGGCCAATCACCCGCTGGTCATCCAGGCCGACACCATGGACGCCGGTGCCGACAAAGCCGCCGAGCTGGCGAATAAGTAA
- a CDS encoding M23 family metallopeptidase, with protein MAQHRASRSPSGVSTTRLTIRRPAERPAEITDIIPFNEFGDLPDLGAELDFNQNSAFDREAQVIHAPELDDLHDTDDQLPQRLAVPSEFRRDPRDERRSSHAYRDSHTDVSDGAAATDIFAITRGGAHRKQEVPVKGRLMVAAMAVGATAAGAYTMANASEEGPATVLAADQDVLAGGAITGSTDGMQVVTVSSTFDAAVHAEEVTKAAAFASERAEREARLQRPMFVMPTKGAWTSGFGYRWGVLHGGIDIANAIGTPILAASDGIVIDAGPQGGYGNWVKLRHADGTVTLYGHLSAWNVEIGQRVWAGDQIAKMGNTGNSTGPHLHFEVLLNGTDRVDPVGWLSKRGLALSNYSG; from the coding sequence TTGGCTCAGCACCGTGCGTCACGATCTCCATCAGGAGTGTCGACCACCCGGCTAACCATCCGCCGCCCCGCTGAACGACCCGCGGAAATCACCGACATCATTCCGTTCAACGAGTTCGGCGACCTGCCTGATCTCGGGGCTGAGCTGGACTTCAATCAGAACAGTGCCTTCGATCGCGAAGCTCAGGTCATCCACGCTCCCGAGCTCGACGACCTGCACGACACCGACGATCAGCTACCTCAGCGACTGGCTGTGCCGTCCGAATTCCGCCGCGATCCGCGCGACGAACGGCGCTCATCACACGCGTACCGAGACAGCCACACCGACGTCAGCGACGGCGCGGCCGCGACCGACATCTTCGCGATCACCCGCGGCGGCGCGCACCGCAAGCAGGAAGTGCCCGTCAAGGGCCGGTTGATGGTCGCAGCGATGGCGGTCGGCGCCACCGCTGCCGGCGCCTACACGATGGCCAACGCGTCCGAGGAAGGCCCCGCGACCGTGCTGGCAGCGGACCAGGACGTCCTCGCCGGCGGTGCGATCACCGGTTCGACCGACGGCATGCAGGTGGTGACCGTCTCCTCGACGTTCGATGCTGCTGTGCACGCCGAGGAGGTCACCAAGGCCGCCGCGTTCGCGAGCGAGCGCGCCGAACGCGAGGCCCGCCTGCAGCGCCCCATGTTCGTGATGCCCACCAAGGGCGCCTGGACCTCTGGCTTCGGCTACCGCTGGGGTGTACTGCACGGCGGCATCGACATCGCCAACGCGATCGGCACCCCGATCCTTGCGGCTTCGGACGGCATCGTCATCGACGCCGGGCCGCAGGGCGGTTACGGCAACTGGGTCAAGCTGCGGCACGCCGACGGCACCGTCACGCTCTACGGACATCTCAGCGCGTGGAACGTCGAGATCGGGCAGCGCGTGTGGGCGGGCGATCAGATCGCCAAGATGGGCAACACCGGCAACTCGACGGGCCCGCATCTGCACTTCGAGGTGCTGCTCAACGGCACCGACCGCGTCGACCCCGTCGGCTGGCTCTCCAAACGGGGACTCGCGTTGTCCAATTACTCTGGCTAA
- the pcrA gene encoding DNA helicase PcrA codes for MSISSPPSSMDTETDQLLDGLNPQQRQAVLHEGSPLLIVAGAGSGKTAVLTRRIAYLLAAREVGVGQVLAITFTNKAAAEMRERVVNLIGPRARNMWVSTFHSTCVRILRNQASLLPGLNSNFSIYDSDDSRRLLMMIGKDMGLDTKRYSPRLLANGISNHKNELVGPEQAAAEASEAGEELPRIIAEVYGEYQRRLRMANALDFDDLIGETVAVLQAFPQIAQYYRRRFRHILVDEYQDTNHAQYVLVRELVGRETEDGVAPAELCVVGDADQSIYAFRGATIRNIEDFERDFPNATTILLEQNYRSTQNILSAANSVISRNAGRREKRLWTDSGEGELIVGYVADNEHDEARFVAGEIDALADRGDISYNDVAVFYRTNNSSRALEEVFIRAGIPYKVVGGVRFYERREIRDIVAYLRVLDNPGDSVSMRRILNTPRRGIGDRAEACVAVYAENTGGSFNDALQAAAEGRVPMLNTRSEKCIASFVEMLDELRGRLDGELGELVEAVLDRTGYRTELENSSDPQDLARLDNLNELVSVAHEFSTDLANAEALGEPEDEDIPDTGVLAKFLERVSLVADADELPEHGAGVVTMMTLHTAKGLEFPVVFVTGWEDGMFPHMRALGDPTELSEERRLAYVGITRARQRLYVSRAKIRSSWGQPMLNPESRFLKEIPQHLIDWRRTDPGPSMPAPVSGAGRFGTPRPSPTRSGAGKRPLLVLEPGDRVNHDKYGLGRVEEVSGVGESAMSLIDFGSSGRVKLMHNHAPVSKL; via the coding sequence ATGTCGATTTCTTCGCCACCATCCTCCATGGACACCGAGACCGACCAGCTCCTCGACGGGCTGAACCCCCAGCAACGGCAGGCGGTGCTGCACGAAGGCTCGCCGCTGCTGATCGTCGCCGGGGCGGGTTCCGGTAAGACCGCCGTGCTGACCCGCCGGATCGCCTACCTGCTCGCCGCCCGAGAGGTCGGTGTCGGCCAGGTGCTGGCCATCACGTTCACCAACAAAGCGGCCGCCGAGATGCGCGAGCGGGTGGTCAACTTGATCGGCCCGCGCGCTCGGAACATGTGGGTGTCGACGTTCCACTCCACGTGTGTGCGGATCCTGCGCAACCAGGCCTCGCTGCTGCCCGGGCTCAACTCGAACTTCTCGATCTACGACTCCGACGACTCGCGCCGCTTGCTGATGATGATCGGCAAGGACATGGGCCTGGACACCAAGCGGTACTCACCGCGGTTGCTGGCCAACGGCATCTCCAATCACAAGAACGAGCTGGTCGGCCCCGAGCAGGCGGCGGCCGAGGCGTCGGAGGCCGGCGAGGAACTGCCGCGCATCATCGCCGAGGTCTACGGCGAGTACCAGCGGCGCCTGCGTATGGCCAACGCACTGGACTTCGACGACCTCATCGGCGAGACAGTCGCTGTGCTGCAAGCCTTTCCGCAGATCGCGCAGTACTACCGGCGGCGGTTCCGGCACATCCTGGTCGACGAGTACCAGGACACCAACCACGCGCAGTACGTCCTGGTGCGCGAGCTGGTCGGCAGGGAAACCGAAGACGGGGTGGCGCCGGCCGAGCTGTGCGTCGTCGGCGACGCCGACCAGTCGATCTACGCCTTCCGCGGTGCGACCATCCGCAACATCGAGGACTTCGAACGCGACTTCCCCAACGCCACAACCATTCTGCTGGAACAGAACTACCGCTCGACGCAGAACATCCTGTCCGCGGCCAACTCCGTCATCTCCCGGAATGCCGGCCGTCGTGAGAAGCGGCTGTGGACAGACTCCGGCGAGGGTGAGCTGATCGTCGGCTACGTCGCCGACAACGAGCACGACGAGGCACGCTTCGTCGCAGGCGAGATCGACGCGCTGGCCGACCGCGGCGACATCTCCTACAACGACGTCGCGGTGTTCTACCGCACCAACAACTCCTCGCGCGCGCTGGAGGAGGTGTTCATTCGGGCCGGCATTCCGTACAAAGTCGTTGGCGGCGTGCGCTTTTACGAACGCAGGGAGATCCGCGACATCGTCGCCTACCTGCGCGTGCTGGACAATCCCGGCGACTCGGTGAGCATGCGGCGCATCCTGAACACCCCGCGGCGCGGCATCGGCGATCGCGCCGAGGCGTGCGTGGCGGTGTACGCCGAGAACACCGGCGGCAGCTTCAACGACGCGCTGCAGGCCGCTGCCGAGGGCAGGGTGCCGATGTTGAACACCCGCTCGGAGAAGTGCATCGCAAGCTTCGTCGAGATGCTCGACGAACTGCGCGGGCGCCTGGACGGTGAGCTCGGCGAGCTCGTCGAGGCGGTGCTCGATCGCACCGGCTATCGCACCGAGCTCGAGAATTCGAGCGACCCGCAGGACCTCGCACGCCTCGACAACCTCAACGAATTGGTCAGCGTCGCACACGAATTCAGCACCGACCTGGCCAATGCTGAGGCCCTGGGCGAGCCTGAGGACGAAGACATCCCCGACACCGGGGTGCTCGCCAAGTTCCTGGAGCGGGTGTCGCTGGTCGCCGACGCGGACGAACTGCCCGAGCACGGCGCGGGTGTGGTGACGATGATGACGCTGCACACCGCCAAGGGGCTCGAGTTTCCGGTCGTGTTCGTGACGGGCTGGGAAGATGGCATGTTCCCGCACATGCGGGCGCTCGGCGATCCGACGGAGCTGTCCGAGGAGCGTCGGCTGGCCTACGTCGGCATCACCCGTGCCCGTCAGCGGCTCTACGTCAGCCGGGCCAAGATCCGCTCGTCGTGGGGTCAGCCGATGCTGAACCCGGAATCGCGCTTCCTCAAAGAGATTCCGCAGCACCTGATCGACTGGCGGCGTACCGACCCGGGGCCGTCGATGCCGGCGCCGGTGAGTGGGGCGGGCAGGTTCGGGACACCGCGTCCGTCACCCACACGTTCCGGCGCGGGCAAGCGGCCGCTGCTCGTGCTCGAGCCCGGCGATCGGGTCAATCACGACAAGTACGGCCTCGGACGCGTCGAAGAGGTTTCCGGCGTGGGCGAATCGGCGATGTCGCTCATCGACTTCGGCAGCTCAGGCCGCGTCAAGCTCATGCACAACCACGCCCCGGTCTCCAAGCTCTAA